Below is a window of Flavobacterium cyclinae DNA.
CAAAAAAGGCCCCAAAAAGTTCTACACCAATTGTAAACATTACAACATTTAAAGCAGCTCTAAATACATCTTTTAATCCTTCTTGTGCAATAAAATCTTTTGTATTTAATCCTTCTTTAAAAGAAGAACTTCCTCTGAAAAAGAAAGCAAAGAAAGAAGTAAAAGTCAAAATTCCAATTCCTCCTAACTGAATTAAAACTAAGATTATAGATTGCCCCACAATAGTAAAAGCAGATGAAGTATCAACTACAGTAAGTCCAGTTACACAAACAGCACTAGTTGCAGTAAAAATTGCGTTTGTAAAAGTTATTCCATTTGTAGTGGCACTTGGAAGCATTAAAAGAAACCCACCTGTCAAAGCTAATATGATAAAACTTCCCACAAAAACAATTGCCGGATTGAAGTAAATATCATAAATATGTCGGACTAAAACTAAAAGGCGAAGTAAAAAATAAAAAATAAGACCGCCTTCTAAAACAGGTTTTACTTTTTGCAGAATATAATCAGTGGAAAAATTTAAGTTTAGTATCGATATTACACCACAAGCAATTAATATTCCGGTAAGTAATACCATATTGGTAAGCGCAACTTTCTTATTGCTTCTATATTTATAGATAAAAAATTTAAAAGAATTGAAAGCTAATAATCCAATTGACAAGAAAATTAAACCTATAACATGGGGCGAATTATAGTTTTCTTTAAAATCGTATCCAAAGTCAAAAACAATAAAAAGTAATACGATAATATCAAAAAAACGATATAAATAATTGAGTAACGATTCTTTCTCCATTTTGGAATAAAATTACTTTTTTAAATCACGACGAATGCTTTCCATTAATGTAGTTCCGCCGTTGTTTAAAATTGCTTCGGCACAATTTCTTCCGAAGTTTTTATAAGAATCAAAAGTACAACTTTTTTTGATTGTATGTTTTTCTTTTCCATCTAAAGAGAATAAAACACCCTCAAAATCTATATTATTATCAGTAATTTTTGCTAAAGCACCAATAGGAGCTGTACATCCTCCTTCAAGTGTTTTTAAGAATTCACGTTCAATATGCGTACAAATTTCAGTTTCTGAATGGTTTAATTTTGCTAACGCTTCTTTACAAAAATCATCATTTTCCATTGCGACTACTACCATAGCTCCTTGAGCAGGAGCTGGAATCATCCAACTTAAATCGATATAATTTTCTGGTTTTAAATTGATGCGTTCTAAACCTGCTGCTGCAAAAATAGCTCCATTCCAATCACTATCTTCTAG
It encodes the following:
- the hemC gene encoding hydroxymethylbilane synthase — encoded protein: MMSKTIRIGTRDSELALWQAHTVQKKLNDLGYKTEIVAVKSQGDIILDKPLYELGITGIFTKTLDIAMLNGQVDIAVHSMKDVPTALPIGIVQAAVLERANTVDILVHKGNLDFLNSEGIIATGSLRRQAQWLNKYPNHKVVDLRGNVNTRMQKLEDSDWNGAIFAAAGLERINLKPENYIDLSWMIPAPAQGAMVVVAMENDDFCKEALAKLNHSETEICTHIEREFLKTLEGGCTAPIGALAKITDNNIDFEGVLFSLDGKEKHTIKKSCTFDSYKNFGRNCAEAILNNGGTTLMESIRRDLKK